The window CTTAAGTCAATAATTTTATTGACCCCTATCTCTTTACATTATATACTGATAAATCAAATAAAATGGAGCTTTAATCTATGCAAATCGGCTTAGGAGTAAGTACCGATAAAAATATTGCCTTCGCAGCGCAAGAAGCGGTAAAATTAGCAAAATCTGAATTAAAAAATGCCCCTGACTTAGCCATCGTTTTCAGCTCTACAGACATGGCTTCATCCATCTTACTTAAAACCATTTCCGCAATTTTATCAGACATCCCGATTATAGGCGCCAGCGCTTCGGTTTTATTTGCCAATCAGGAAATACTTGAACATGGCGTTGCAATCTTGCTTGTTGATTTCCCGGATGGAGTGCATTTCAATACAGCTTTTGCAAAAGGAGTAAACGGCAGGTCAACATTAGCTGCTGAAGAAATCGGAGAAGGCCTTCTATACGGTTTTAAAGATATACCCAGAATATTAAGCGTTGTACTTTCCGACGGCCTAACCGCTGAAAGCACAAATTTTATCGCCGGATTACAAGAAAGATTAGGCAGAAGTTTTCCTTTAACCGGCGCAAGCGCATCCGACCATCCGCTTTTAAAAAGCCAGCTTTTTTTTAATAAAGAAACCTACAGCGATGCCTGTGTCGGCTTGCTCATTGGAGGAAAAATTAACTTCGGGTTAGGGATTAAACATGGCTGGAATCCTTTAGGCAAACCTCACATTGCAACAAAAACCAACGACAACCTCTTAATTGAAATTGACGGACAGCCTACAGTAGAATTCTATCAAGAATATTTAGGATGCGATCTTAAAAGGCTAAAAAAAGACTTGAACAGAATATCTATTTTTTATCCGATTGGTGTGTACATACCCGGAGAAAAAGAATACCTTTTGCGTAACATCGTCTCCTTACAACCTGATGGAGCAATGCGCTTTCAAGGGAATATCCCGGAAAAAAGCACAATCAGAATCATGATTGGCACGAAAGAAACTTGCCTGGATGCAACAAGGCAGGCTGCAGAAGAAGCAATGAACAGCCTTTTATCAAAACCCTCAAAAGAAAACAAAAATGAAATCGGAAAAAAATTCGCGCTTGTCTTTAGTTCAATTTCAAGGCACGAGCTCTTAAGAAGAGATGTCAAAAAAGAACTGGAGGCAATTAAGCAGGTTTTGGGAGATGATACCCCAATACTAGGCATCTACACCCACGGTGAATTAGCACCTTTAAAAGCAATAAGTTACCGTGGGCAGGTTTATTTTCATAACCAATCTATTGCCATTTTAATAATCGGAGGCTAACCTCATGAACGCCGAATATATCGTAAACATAGTGGGTTTAAGCGCATTATTTGCCATAATCTACCTTAGTATCCTTGTTATGTCAAAGATGAAGAAGATACAAGACTTAAACTCCGACGTAAACAGGCTGCAAAAAGCGCTTGAAGAAACCGATGAGCAGGCTAAATTAGTCGTTCGCACCGATATGGAATTAAACCGCGCTCAAGAAGAATTGGATAAGAAAATCAAAAGCCTCTATGCCTTACAAAATCTCTCCCGGGCAATGAGCACAACCCTTGAAGAAAACCAAATATTTAAGAAAATTGACCCTGCGATTATAAAAGAATTAGGCCTTGATAAATCCATGGCTTTTCTTTGGGAGGAAAATGCGAAAAAGTTCCAATTAACTCTTAGCGTAGGATATTCTGAGGCAGATGCCGAGGAAATAAGAAGTTTTTTGGATTACAATCAGGATGCCTATACTAATTTTATTAATGCAGAAAAAACCATTTCTTCTACGCTTTCAAAAAAAGACGATACCGGAAAATTGAATATTTATAATAAATTTAAGGTTAATTCTTTTGTCCTTTCGCCGATTTTACCA is drawn from Candidatus Omnitrophota bacterium and contains these coding sequences:
- a CDS encoding FIST N-terminal domain-containing protein; translated protein: MQIGLGVSTDKNIAFAAQEAVKLAKSELKNAPDLAIVFSSTDMASSILLKTISAILSDIPIIGASASVLFANQEILEHGVAILLVDFPDGVHFNTAFAKGVNGRSTLAAEEIGEGLLYGFKDIPRILSVVLSDGLTAESTNFIAGLQERLGRSFPLTGASASDHPLLKSQLFFNKETYSDACVGLLIGGKINFGLGIKHGWNPLGKPHIATKTNDNLLIEIDGQPTVEFYQEYLGCDLKRLKKDLNRISIFYPIGVYIPGEKEYLLRNIVSLQPDGAMRFQGNIPEKSTIRIMIGTKETCLDATRQAAEEAMNSLLSKPSKENKNEIGKKFALVFSSISRHELLRRDVKKELEAIKQVLGDDTPILGIYTHGELAPLKAISYRGQVYFHNQSIAILIIGG